One Lasioglossum baleicum unplaced genomic scaffold, iyLasBale1 scaffold0381, whole genome shotgun sequence DNA window includes the following coding sequences:
- the LOC143220215 gene encoding uncharacterized protein LOC143220215 has product MRESTRVRERRRERMRENTRVQDRRRERMRESTRVRDRRRERMRESTRVRERRRERMRECTRLRRRRRENTKVQDRRRERMRESTRVRDRRRERMRESTRVRERRRERMRENTRVQDRRRERMRESTRVRDRRRERMRESTRVRERRRERMRECTRLRRRRRERMRGCTRVRERLRERMRKST; this is encoded by the exons atgcgcgagagcacaagagtgcgagagcggaggcgcgaacggaTGCGCGAGAACACGAGAGTACAAGATCGGAGGCGCGAGCGAATGCGCgagagcacgagagtgcgagatcggaggcgcgagcggatgcgcgagagcacaagagtgcgagagcggaggcgcgaacggaTGCGCGAGTGCACGAGAttgcgaaggcggag GCGAGAGAACACGAAAGTACAAGATCGGAGGCGCGAGCGAATGCGCGAGAGCACGAGAGTGCGGgatcggaggcgcgagcggatgcgcgagagcacaagagtgcgagagcggaggcgcgaacggaTGCGCGAGAACACGAGAGTACAAGATCGGAGGCGCGAGCGAATGCGCgagagcacgagagtgcgagatcggaggcgcgagcggatgcgcgagagcacaagagtgcgagagcggaggcgcgaacggaTGCGCGAGTGCACGAGAttgcgaaggcggaggcgcgaacggatgcgcgggtgcacgagagtgcgagagcggttgcgcgagcggatgcgcaagaGCACGTGA